The Terriglobus tenax genome contains a region encoding:
- the mug gene encoding G/U mismatch-specific DNA glycosylase, whose translation MRWILPEFQRGNYSICEARSTKPRLVFFDRQHDAESNQTRKDIRSLRIDAEDSAMISKPSEPELLLPDILRKDLDVVFCGINPALSAARAGHHFSSGSNRFWRVLHLAGFTPNQILPADDRTILQYGCGLTAAVERPTVGANELTRREFRASADGLERKLRRYRPRFLAFLGKPAFAAIFQQRTVEWGPQSMRFGGAEVWVLPNPSGLNRAFSLEALVSSYRELRTALQRQSQ comes from the coding sequence ACAAAACCGCGTCTGGTATTCTTCGACCGGCAACATGACGCAGAATCGAATCAAACGCGAAAAGACATCCGGAGCTTGCGTATCGACGCTGAAGATTCTGCAATGATTTCGAAGCCGAGCGAGCCGGAACTTTTACTGCCGGACATCCTCCGCAAAGATCTGGATGTGGTGTTCTGCGGAATCAATCCTGCGTTGAGCGCAGCCCGTGCGGGACACCATTTCTCAAGTGGCAGCAACCGGTTCTGGCGTGTGCTTCACCTGGCGGGGTTCACGCCGAATCAGATTCTGCCGGCAGACGACCGCACGATTCTTCAATACGGTTGTGGTTTGACAGCTGCCGTAGAACGGCCAACGGTAGGAGCGAACGAACTGACCCGCCGTGAGTTTCGCGCATCCGCCGACGGACTGGAACGGAAGCTTCGACGGTATCGTCCGCGCTTCCTGGCGTTTCTCGGCAAACCAGCGTTTGCAGCCATCTTTCAGCAAAGAACCGTCGAATGGGGACCGCAGTCCATGCGGTTTGGCGGTGCCGAGGTCTGGGTTTTACCCAACCCCAGCGGACTCAACCGGGCATTCAGCCTTGAGGCGCTGGTGTCTTCCTACCGGGAGCTTCGGACCGCTTTGCAACGGCAGTCGCAATGA